A genome region from Lucilia cuprina isolate Lc7/37 chromosome 3, ASM2204524v1, whole genome shotgun sequence includes the following:
- the LOC111678936 gene encoding elongation of very long chain fatty acids protein AAEL008004-like, whose protein sequence is MLLLKMICNALIAINEVFENDKRLSSYPFLGKPWPMLAVVSIYLLAVLKWGPKFMANRNPYKVDGIMKLYNVVQIALNGYIFYEALKYSYLRDDFVMNCQKHDPTDTRPLTMKLARPALLYYFSKYLDLLDTFFFIVRKKNNQITFLHVYHHSLMIMGVYIYCRFLFSSHFTATGVLNSFIHVCMYTYYLVAASKPNINLQPWKRTLTIMQLLQFTVLAVHFSMPLLNNWCKLPFFWLMTAFLQNAFMIVLFSNFYYKTFILKDLRNKKIKMFYVLKYIYCLLAKVYAKNADPRVQHLPLVFSPMPVIVILSLYLAFVLHYGPKWMEKRQAFQLKLIMRIYNAVQVLANLTLFICAIPNSYGHKKFSFTCQPVDPTNTEPWMIRLLYITYGYYLTKYLDLFDTIFIVLRKKNQQISFLHIYHHTGMVFGCYIYMTFLPGSHATMLGFINLFVHTVMYSYYFVTSLKPIKETLWWKRHITQLQLAQFGYLFIHFLIVLVRNTCGHPNVVALVGFMQNTFMFALFFEFYYKAYVKKPKATAANNTVTRDNTNQLSKEEKLKSS, encoded by the exons atgttgttgttaaaaatgaTTTGTAATGCTCTAATAGCAATAAACGAAGTTTTCGAAAATG ataaaCGTCTTAGTTCTTATCCATTTCTTGGGAAACCATGGCCCATGCTTGCAGTTGTTTCAATCTATCTTTTGGCCGTGTTAAAATGGGGTCCTAAATTTATGGCCAATCGTAATCCGTACAAAGTTGATGGCATAATGAAATTGTATAATGTTGTACAAATTGCGTTAAATGGTTACATATTCTATGAGGCATTAAAATATTCCTACTTAAGGGACGACTTTGTAATGAATTGTCAAAAGCATGATCCCACTGACACACGTCCATTGACAATGAAATTAGCTCGACCGGCCCTTTTATATTACTTCTCAAAATATTTGGATTTGTTGGACAcg ttcttCTTTATAGTGcgtaaaaaaaacaatcaaataacCTTTCTTCATGTGTATCATCACTCCTTAATGATTATGGGCGTTTACATATATTGCAGATTTTTATTCT CATCTCATTTTACCGCAACTGGAGTTCTTAATAGTTTCATTCATGTTTGCATGTACACATACTACCTGGTTGCAGCTTCAAAACCTAATATCAATTTGCAGCCATGGAAACGTACGTTGACTATTATGCAACTTCTACAATTTACCGTGTTGGCAGTACACTTTAGTATGCCACTACTTAATAATTGGTGTAAACTACCATTTTTCTGGTTGATGACAGCCTTTTTACAAAATGCTTTCATGATTgtgcttttttcaaatttctattataaaacatttattttaaaagacttaaggaacaaaaaaattaaa atgttttatgttctaaaatatatatactgcTTACTGGCCAAAGTCTATGCAAAGAATGCAg ATCCACGAGTTCAGCACTTGCCTCTGGTATTTTCGCCTATGCcagtaattgtaattttatcattatattTGGCATTTGTACTGCATTACGGCCCTAAATGGATGGAAAAACGTCAAGCCTTTCAGCTGAAATTAATAATGCGTATCTATAACGCTGTCCAAGTTTTAGCCAACTTAACATTGTTCATCTGt GCCATTCCAAATTCATATGgtcataaaaaatttagctTTACATGTCAACCCGTTGATCCCACAAATACTGAACCATGGATGATTCGTTTGCTGTACATAACATATGGATATTATCTAACGAAATATTTGGATCTCTTTGATACG ATATTTATAGTGCTgcgtaaaaaaaatcaacaaatatctTTTCTACATATATATCATCATACCGGAATGGTGTTTGgttgttatatatatatgacATTTTTGCCAG gAAGTCATGCAACAATGCTGGGATTTATTAATCTTTTCGTACATACTGTCATGTATTCGTATTATTTCGTCACATCGCTGAAACCGATTAAGGAGACGCTGTGGTGGAAACGTCACATAACACAATTACAATTAGCTCAGTTTGGTTATTTGTTCATTCACTTTTTAATAGTACTTGTTCGTAACACTTGTGGCCATCCCAATGTAGTAGCTCTTGTTGGTTTTATGCAAAATACATTTATGTTTGCattatttttcgaattttattacaaagcCTACGTGAAGAAACCTAAGGCAACTGCTGCAAACAATACTGTGACCCGTGACAACACAAATCAATTAagcaaagaagaaaaattaaaatcgaGTTAG